From one Solanum stenotomum isolate F172 chromosome 12, ASM1918654v1, whole genome shotgun sequence genomic stretch:
- the LOC125847402 gene encoding uncharacterized protein LOC125847402 has product MENLRESLNAVKIERDNLKKKLENLESLNYFEVNKSRNLESKVSKLKMLCILSFTVFVVINMVEVTIYFHHGGEWLTSPEPHYDRGCVTYWKGYDPDLISFIDLVNEYINKLGFVGVQELIVLAPTGKYFEIIGDEGVKTLTSFISTEYKSIHLFATEDCELSVDVTDIIMHDGSFLLSPIVNEGTDCSESEDDSNNGMVFSCSDYDTDELENFVTKKKRNITDSLQDYKEIVKGMAFKDIAEAKQFCKLYALAKKVELVVVKSDKKRLRYTCVADGCPFLLLISGDLTTPGVSVKTLVDHIECGTAYDNSLVDYSTIALYFKDKLQSDPKYKVKEMKADLHRVFELNVSEAKCKRAKKEVLESLEGSFVDSYNKLEGYATELRSCNTGSDIVIDLSKQALSNGKRKFLRMYICFKAMKLGFKSGLRPLIGLDGTFLKGKTKGQVLCAVGQDSNNSFYPLAWAVVDKETKRTWTWFMQHLQHSLELQNGEGLTFISDMQKGLLEAVRTVLPEAHQRYCARHIEANWCKRWGKGELKKLLWWAAWSSFTEEFEDQLQEMKEVNGEAGQDLINKYPPKTWCRAYLDSVCKNQVVDNNFTESFNAWILEARYKPIIGMLEDIRVKTMERLAAKEVAVRKWKDDGFSPKSELLFIQYLKISKVCKVNGNGDSGYEVTEGADRHIVNLRDKKCTCRTWDLTGIPCPHAIKAMEHKKMIPKKEIHWYYSKEAALAVYKHKLQPNWSSLLVDLSL; this is encoded by the exons ATGGAGAATTTGAGAGAGTCGTTGAATGCGGTGAAGATTGAAAGAgacaatttgaagaaaaaattggagaatttagagAGTTTAAACTACTTTGAGGTgaataaatcaagaaatttggaatCTAAAGTGTCAAAGTTGAAGATGTTGTGTATATTGTCTTTTACTGTGTTTGTG GTCATTAACATGGTTGAAGTTACCATATACTTTCATCATGGTGGTGAGTGGCTAACCAGTCCAGAACCACATTATGATAGAGGATGTGTGACTTATTGGAAAGGGTATGATCCTGACCTAATATCTTTTATTGACTTAGTGAATGAGTACATTAATAAGTTAGGTTTTGTTGGTGTGCAAGAACTTATTGTACTTGCTCCAACTgggaaatattttgaaataataggTGATGAGGGAGTTAAGACCTTAACATCTTTTATCTCTACTGAGTATAAATCTATTCACTTGTTTGCCACTGAAGATTGTGAATTGTCTGTTGATGTAACTGATATTATCATGCATGATGGGTCATTTCTACTTTCACCAATTGTTAATGAGGGCACAGACTGTAGTGAAAGTGAAGATGACAGTAATAATGGAATGGTGTTTAGTTGTTCAGATTATGATACAGATGAATTAGAAAATTttgttactaaaaaaaaaaggaatataaCTGATAGTTTGCAAGATTATAAGGAGATTGTTAAGGGTATGGCCTTCAAGGACATAGCTGAAGCAAAACAGTTTTGTAAACTTTATGCTCTAGCTAAGAAGGTAGAACTAGTTGTGGtgaaaagtgataaaaaaagATTGAGGTATACATGTGTTGCTGATGGCTGTCCATTTTTACTTCTTATTTCTGGGGATTTGACCACTCCTGGAGTTAGTGTCAAAACACTTGTAGATCATATAGAGTGTGGAACAGCATATGATAACTCTTTAGTAGATTACTCAACAATAGCCTTGTATTTTAAAGACAAATTGCAAAGTGACCCCAAATACAAGGTCAAAGAAATGAAGGCTGATTTACATAGAGTTTTTGAGCTAAATGTAAGTGAAGCAAAGTGCAAGAGAGCCAAAAAAGAGGTATTGGAGAGTTTAGAAGGTAGCTTTGTAGACTCTTACAATAAGTTAGAGGGTTATGCTACTGAATTGAGAAGTTGTAATACAGGGTCTGACATTGTGATAGATTTGTCTAAACAGGCACTATCTAATGGTAAGAGAAAATTTCTTAGGATGTATATCTGCTTCAAGGCAATGAAGTTGGGTTTTAAGTCTGGGTTAAGACCACTTATTGGGTTAGATGGTACATTCCTTAAAGGGAAAACTAAGGGACAGGTATTGTGTGCTGTTGGTCAAGACAGTAATAACTCTTTCTACCCTCTAGCTTGGGCTGTGGTAGATAAAGAGACTAAGAGAACTTGGACATGGTTTATGCAACATTTGCAACATTCACTTGAACTTCAAAATGGTGAAGGACTGACATTCATATCAGATATGCAGAAG GGGCTGCTTGAAGCAGTAAGGACAGTCTTACCTGAAGCACATCAGAGATATTGTGCAAGGCATATTGAGGCAAATTGGTGCAAAAGATGGGGTAAAGGTGAGCTGAAAAAGTTGCTATGGTGGGCTGCATGGTCATCATTTACAGAGGAGTTTGAGGACCAACTTCAAGAGATGAAGGAAGTTAATGGAGAGGCTGGACAGGATTTAATAAACAAGTATCCTCCCAAAACATGGTGCAGAGCTTATTTAGATTCAGTGTGCAAAAATCAGGTTGTGGACAATAACTTTACTGAATCATTCAATGCCTGGATACTTGAAGCAAGGTACAAGCCAATTATTGGAATGTTGGAAGACATCAGGGTCAAAACAATGGAGAGGCTGGCAGCAAAAGAGGTTGCTGTGAGGAAGTGGAAAGATGATGGATTTAGTCCCAAAAGTGAGTTGTTGTTTATTCagtatttgaagatttccaaGGTTTGTAAGGTGAATGGCAATGGGGATAGTGGCTATGAGGTTACTGAAGGTGCAGATAGACACATTGTCAACTTAAGAGATAAAAAATGCACATGCAGAACATGGGATCTGACTGGAATTCCATGTCCACATGCAATTAAGGCCATGGAGCAcaagaaaatgataccaaagaaagaaattcaTTGGTATTATAGTAAAGAGGCAGCATTGGCAGTTTACAAACACAAGTTACAACCT AATTGGTCAAGCTTGTTGGTAGACCTAAGCTTATGA